A DNA window from Litorivicinus lipolyticus contains the following coding sequences:
- a CDS encoding M23 family metallopeptidase yields MIRLVLLLALSPFSLAATAELPSAGHYPGGVALVTVNPDAKPRFQGKPLWISGTTAVVPLPLALAAGTHQVIDATGAVDFTITGRSYPEQRIRLNNPKMVTPDPDHLKRIRAESAEQKGWYLTRSATQPRLPMALPIKGPITGAFGRKRFFNDQPRAPHSGVDIAAPSGTEIFSPTDGVVLGIGDYYFNGKTVFVDHGQGLISMFCHLSDFAVSAGQTVTQGALLGYVGATGRATGPHLHWSVSLSNVRVEPALFAPQLASLPR; encoded by the coding sequence ATGATCAGGTTAGTGTTACTGCTCGCGTTGAGTCCGTTCAGCCTCGCGGCGACGGCTGAGTTACCCAGCGCCGGGCACTACCCTGGCGGCGTTGCCTTAGTGACGGTTAATCCCGATGCCAAGCCACGCTTTCAGGGCAAGCCGTTATGGATCTCGGGCACCACCGCGGTGGTGCCGCTTCCGTTGGCCCTGGCCGCCGGCACCCACCAGGTGATAGACGCCACCGGCGCGGTTGATTTCACCATCACCGGGCGCAGCTACCCCGAGCAGCGGATTCGCCTTAACAATCCCAAGATGGTGACCCCGGACCCGGATCACTTGAAACGCATCCGCGCCGAATCGGCCGAACAAAAAGGCTGGTATTTGACGCGCAGCGCAACCCAGCCACGGTTACCGATGGCGCTGCCGATCAAGGGGCCCATTACCGGTGCGTTTGGGCGCAAACGGTTTTTTAACGACCAACCACGCGCGCCCCACTCCGGTGTCGACATCGCCGCCCCCAGCGGCACTGAAATATTTTCACCCACCGATGGCGTCGTTCTCGGAATTGGCGACTATTATTTCAATGGAAAGACGGTGTTTGTCGACCACGGCCAGGGCCTGATCAGCATGTTCTGCCACCTGTCCGACTTCGCTGTCAGTGCGGGCCAGACCGTCACCCAAGGGGCACTGTTGGGCTACGTTGGCGCCACCGGGCGCGCCACCGGACCGCACCTGCATTGGAGTGTCAGCTTGTCCAACGTTCGGGTTGAACCGGCGCTATTTGCGCCACAACTAGCGAGTCTGCCGCGTTGA
- the xseA gene encoding exodeoxyribonuclease VII large subunit: protein MSNHFAEQNTTNALSVTQLSSLIQSAVSTAFPQWIWLEGEVSGFKTWGRPIVKGWFFDLKDERTTLPCAVWATDIRSIKTPPKEGERVRALVNVSWASKQGRLSLHVKRIEAVGIGALLADIERRRQQLVAEGLTDPARKRPLPRFPTRIGVVTSATSAAMADVGQILRARWPLAALRIYDSQVQGDVAPGQLIRALKHAYSEHWAEVVLVVRGGGSLTDLMAFNDDDLVRVVAAAPMPTITGVGHETDTTLVDWVSDRYASTPSNAAELASPDQQDVAQVIAGARTRIARASWQRHQQRRQHLDRVRRGLSNPARLLAGQRTRLDQVSKALTQQAQWRCTAARTRLNTLAMRLHHRHPATQVALQRDRNRTLAQRLARALVPTLANPRQRLHHSHSQLLPSAKRRLDSVRQRLAHLTTRLAASSPTQVLQRGYAWVEVAGQIVSHGARLSAGAAIQLRMQDHDQVSVTARVESVQPRGDG, encoded by the coding sequence ATGAGCAATCACTTCGCGGAACAAAACACAACTAATGCACTGAGCGTGACCCAGCTGTCGAGCTTAATCCAAAGCGCCGTCAGTACTGCGTTCCCGCAGTGGATTTGGCTGGAGGGTGAAGTCAGTGGCTTCAAGACCTGGGGACGGCCGATCGTCAAGGGTTGGTTTTTCGATCTGAAGGACGAGCGCACGACGTTGCCCTGTGCGGTCTGGGCGACCGATATTCGCAGCATCAAAACACCGCCCAAAGAAGGCGAACGGGTGCGCGCCTTGGTCAACGTCAGCTGGGCCAGCAAGCAAGGCCGCCTAAGTCTGCATGTAAAACGTATCGAGGCCGTCGGCATCGGGGCCTTGTTGGCAGACATTGAACGACGCCGTCAACAGCTGGTCGCAGAGGGCCTGACGGATCCCGCGCGCAAGCGTCCGTTGCCGCGTTTTCCGACCCGCATTGGCGTGGTCACCTCGGCGACCTCGGCGGCGATGGCGGACGTCGGCCAGATACTGCGTGCGCGCTGGCCGTTGGCGGCGCTGCGTATTTATGACAGCCAAGTCCAGGGTGATGTCGCGCCAGGTCAACTGATCCGGGCGCTCAAACACGCGTACTCTGAACACTGGGCCGAGGTCGTGCTGGTGGTGCGCGGCGGCGGCTCGTTGACCGATTTGATGGCCTTTAATGATGATGACTTGGTGCGCGTTGTGGCGGCAGCGCCTATGCCGACCATCACCGGGGTCGGCCATGAAACCGACACCACGCTGGTGGATTGGGTCAGTGACCGTTATGCCAGCACGCCCTCCAATGCCGCCGAACTGGCCAGTCCGGACCAGCAAGACGTGGCTCAGGTCATTGCCGGCGCACGCACGCGAATCGCGCGTGCCAGCTGGCAGCGGCACCAACAGCGCCGCCAGCACCTGGACCGCGTTCGCCGCGGGCTGTCTAACCCCGCGCGCTTACTGGCCGGCCAAAGGACGCGGCTGGATCAGGTCAGCAAAGCGCTGACCCAGCAGGCCCAGTGGCGCTGCACGGCGGCGCGCACTCGACTGAATACCCTGGCCATGCGCCTGCATCACCGTCACCCGGCAACGCAGGTGGCGTTGCAGCGTGATCGTAATCGGACCCTGGCACAGCGGCTGGCACGCGCCCTAGTGCCGACCCTGGCGAACCCGCGCCAACGCTTGCACCACAGCCACAGCCAGTTACTGCCATCCGCCAAGCGCCGACTCGACAGCGTGCGCCAGCGCCTAGCCCACCTAACCACGCGACTGGCGGCATCCAGCCCAACGCAAGTGCTGCAACGTGGCTATGCCTGGGTCGAAGTCGCGGGCCAAATCGTTAGCCACGGTGCGCGCTTGAGTGCCGGCGCCGCCATTCAATTGAGGATGCAAGATCATGATCAGGTTAGTGTTACTGCTCGCGTTGAGTCCGTTCAGCCTCGCGGCGACGGCTGA
- the guaB gene encoding IMP dehydrogenase: MRLDSDLSLTFDDVLLVPGYSEVIPADVRLQTQLTRNIRLNIPMLSSAMDTVTEARLAIAMAEQGGMGIIHKNLSVERQAEEVRKVKKYESGVINDPHTVSPSNTVGELMALTQRYGISGLPVVDGELLVGIVTSRDIRFQEDRNASVAAVMTPKARLVTVKEGASDDEIRRKLHENRIEKVLVVDDNFALKGMITLKDMVKAANFPNAARDGQGQLLVGAAVGTGADTEDRVAALAAVGLDVIVVDTAHGHSKGVLDRVRWIKQHYPQLQVVGGNIATGEAALALAEAGADAVKVGIGPGSICTTRIVAGVGVPQISAIMNVADALKGSGVPCIADGGLRYSGDVAKAIGAGASAVMVGSLLAGTDEAPGEVELYQGRAYKAYRGMGSLGAMAQGSADRYFQDASAGQQKLVPEGIEGRVPCKGPLSDIVHQLMGGLRSSMGYTGCATIDIMRTEPKFVRISNAGVAESHVHDVTITREAPNYPTR, translated from the coding sequence ATGCGACTCGATTCAGACCTATCCCTTACCTTTGATGACGTTCTTTTGGTGCCGGGGTATTCCGAGGTTATTCCGGCTGATGTGCGCTTGCAAACCCAACTGACGCGTAACATTCGCCTGAACATCCCGATGTTGTCGTCGGCCATGGACACGGTGACCGAAGCACGCCTGGCAATTGCCATGGCCGAGCAGGGCGGCATGGGCATCATCCATAAAAACCTGAGCGTCGAGCGCCAAGCCGAAGAAGTCCGCAAGGTTAAAAAGTACGAATCCGGCGTGATTAACGATCCCCACACGGTGTCGCCCAGTAACACCGTCGGCGAGTTGATGGCATTGACCCAGCGCTACGGCATCAGTGGTCTGCCCGTCGTTGACGGCGAATTGTTGGTCGGCATCGTGACCAGCCGTGATATTCGTTTCCAAGAAGACCGCAACGCATCGGTTGCCGCGGTGATGACCCCCAAAGCACGTTTGGTGACCGTCAAAGAAGGCGCGAGTGACGACGAAATTCGCCGCAAGTTGCACGAAAATCGGATCGAGAAAGTCTTAGTCGTTGACGATAACTTTGCGCTCAAAGGCATGATCACGCTGAAAGACATGGTCAAGGCGGCGAACTTCCCCAACGCAGCCCGCGACGGCCAAGGCCAATTGCTGGTTGGCGCTGCGGTCGGCACCGGTGCCGACACTGAAGATCGCGTTGCCGCGCTGGCGGCGGTCGGTTTGGATGTAATCGTCGTCGATACCGCACACGGCCATTCCAAAGGCGTGCTGGATCGTGTCCGCTGGATCAAACAGCACTACCCGCAACTGCAAGTGGTCGGCGGCAATATCGCCACCGGCGAAGCCGCGCTGGCTCTGGCCGAGGCCGGTGCGGACGCGGTCAAGGTTGGCATTGGCCCGGGCTCAATCTGCACCACGCGCATTGTCGCCGGTGTCGGCGTGCCGCAAATCAGCGCCATTATGAACGTGGCGGATGCCCTCAAAGGCAGCGGCGTCCCCTGTATTGCCGACGGTGGTCTGCGTTATTCGGGCGACGTCGCCAAAGCTATTGGCGCCGGTGCCAGTGCGGTCATGGTCGGGTCGCTGTTGGCGGGTACCGACGAAGCCCCCGGCGAGGTCGAGCTGTATCAGGGCCGTGCCTACAAAGCCTACCGTGGCATGGGCTCACTCGGCGCCATGGCCCAGGGCAGTGCCGATCGTTACTTCCAGGACGCCAGCGCCGGTCAGCAAAAGCTGGTGCCGGAGGGCATCGAAGGGCGTGTGCCGTGCAAAGGTCCGCTGTCGGACATCGTCCATCAGCTGATGGGCGGTTTGCGCTCGTCCATGGGTTATACGGGTTGCGCGACGATCGACATCATGCGCACCGAACCGAAATTCGTACGCATTTCCAACGCCGGTGTCGCTGAGAGCCACGTCCATGACGTGACTATCACCCGCGAAGCACCCAACTACCCCACACGCTAA
- the guaA gene encoding glutamine-hydrolyzing GMP synthase produces the protein MDIHAHRILILDFGSQYTQLIARRVREIGVYCEIYPCDVTEQEIIDFAPRGIILSGGPESATEETTWRAHDCVWSSGVPVLGICYGMQTMAAQLGGTVETSDHREFGHADLKPVCGPLLDGLTDDTTVVWMSHGDRVTQVPAGFEVMATSAGAPIAAMGDAARGYYGIQFHPEVTHTEHGREMLTRFVLTVCACDASWKPENIVDDAIARVREQVGGDHVMLGLSGGVDSSVVAALLHKAIGDQLTCVFVDNGLLRLNEGDQVMKIFADNLGVKVIRVDAEQRFLDALKGLNDPEDKRKAIGGVFIDVFADEARKLSADTKFLAQGTIYPDVIESAGSRTGKAHVIKSHHNVGGLPDDLAFDLVEPLRELFKDEVRVLGETLGLPHAMVWRHPFPGPGLGVRILGEVKKEYADILRRADDIFIQALYDEGLYHKTSQAFAVFLPVKSVGVVGDGRRYAPVIALRAVETVDFMTARWAHLPYDFIERVSTKIINSIEDVSRVVYDVSSKPPATIEWE, from the coding sequence ATGGACATTCACGCCCACCGTATTCTGATTCTCGATTTTGGCAGCCAGTACACCCAGTTGATTGCGCGCCGTGTGCGCGAAATCGGCGTTTATTGCGAAATCTACCCCTGTGACGTGACGGAACAGGAAATCATCGACTTTGCCCCGCGCGGCATCATTTTGTCGGGTGGCCCGGAGTCGGCGACCGAGGAAACGACCTGGCGGGCGCATGATTGTGTGTGGTCCTCTGGTGTGCCGGTGCTGGGTATTTGCTATGGCATGCAGACCATGGCGGCGCAATTGGGCGGCACGGTTGAAACCAGTGACCATCGCGAGTTCGGCCATGCCGATTTGAAACCGGTGTGCGGTCCTTTGCTGGACGGCCTGACCGACGACACCACGGTGGTCTGGATGAGCCACGGCGACCGCGTCACCCAGGTCCCCGCCGGTTTTGAAGTGATGGCGACCTCGGCCGGCGCACCGATTGCCGCGATGGGCGATGCCGCGCGCGGTTACTACGGCATCCAGTTCCACCCCGAAGTCACTCACACCGAACACGGGCGTGAAATGCTGACCCGGTTTGTGTTGACCGTGTGCGCGTGTGACGCCAGCTGGAAGCCGGAAAACATTGTTGACGACGCGATTGCCCGCGTGCGCGAACAGGTCGGCGGCGATCACGTTATGCTGGGTTTGTCCGGCGGTGTCGATTCGTCGGTGGTGGCGGCGTTACTGCACAAAGCCATTGGCGATCAGTTGACCTGCGTGTTTGTTGATAATGGACTGTTGCGCCTGAACGAAGGCGACCAGGTCATGAAAATCTTCGCGGATAACTTGGGCGTCAAGGTCATTCGCGTCGACGCCGAACAGCGCTTTTTGGATGCTCTGAAAGGCTTGAATGACCCCGAGGACAAGCGCAAAGCCATTGGCGGCGTGTTTATCGACGTGTTTGCGGACGAAGCGCGAAAATTGTCCGCCGACACCAAGTTTTTGGCCCAGGGCACGATATACCCCGACGTCATTGAAAGCGCCGGCTCACGCACCGGCAAGGCCCACGTGATCAAGTCACACCACAATGTGGGTGGGCTGCCGGACGATTTGGCCTTTGATTTGGTCGAGCCGCTGCGTGAACTGTTTAAAGACGAAGTCCGGGTGTTGGGCGAAACCCTTGGGTTGCCGCATGCCATGGTCTGGCGTCACCCCTTCCCGGGACCGGGCTTGGGCGTGCGCATTTTGGGCGAAGTTAAAAAAGAGTACGCCGATATTTTGCGCCGCGCGGACGACATTTTCATCCAGGCTCTTTACGACGAGGGGCTGTATCACAAAACATCGCAGGCCTTCGCGGTGTTCTTGCCGGTGAAATCCGTCGGCGTGGTCGGCGATGGCCGTCGGTACGCGCCCGTGATCGCGCTGCGTGCGGTTGAAACGGTCGACTTTATGACCGCGCGTTGGGCGCATTTGCCCTACGACTTCATTGAGCGCGTGTCGACCAAGATCATCAATTCGATCGAGGACGTGTCGCGCGTGGTGTATGACGTCAGCTCGAAGCCGCCGGCGACGATTGAGTGGGAATAA
- a CDS encoding class I SAM-dependent DNA methyltransferase, producing the protein MTDSWNDLAADRDDNPSVLLFADNAYRSLREAVDLRGRRILDFGCGTGLLSARMAPDASQIVALDPSAAMASRVRAKQLSKVQVRESVLDPQAPMLAEPFDLVVASSALGFVEDVSATLNTIRQLLRPGGTLVHWDWCQTDGAVGPGLIGGGDSGGVNGRLRTGCRRR; encoded by the coding sequence ATGACTGACAGCTGGAACGATTTGGCGGCTGATAGGGATGACAACCCCAGCGTTTTACTGTTCGCCGACAATGCCTACCGGTCTCTCCGTGAGGCGGTTGATCTGCGTGGTCGCCGCATTCTTGATTTCGGATGCGGTACCGGCTTGCTAAGCGCCCGAATGGCGCCGGATGCCTCACAGATCGTGGCGCTTGATCCGTCCGCCGCGATGGCGTCTAGGGTTCGTGCCAAGCAGCTCTCTAAGGTTCAGGTCCGTGAATCGGTTCTTGATCCGCAAGCACCGATGCTCGCGGAGCCGTTCGACCTGGTGGTGGCCTCGTCGGCACTTGGGTTTGTCGAGGATGTCAGCGCAACACTTAACACCATTCGTCAGCTGCTGCGTCCCGGCGGGACCCTGGTGCACTGGGACTGGTGCCAGACTGATGGGGCTGTGGGCCCCGGTTTAATCGGTGGGGGTGACTCGGGCGGTGTGAACGGTCGGCTCAGAACGGGATGTCGTCGTCGTTGA
- a CDS encoding DUF3127 domain-containing protein, producing MSYELTGTIKVIGELQTFGSGFTKKEIVVTVPDGNYPQDISLEFLKEKAELLGALQVGQSVTVTFDVRGREYNGRYFNNLVGWKIDAEATDNAPAPSANAAPTRETGDPGWQQEDINDDDIPF from the coding sequence ATGTCCTACGAACTGACCGGCACGATCAAAGTCATTGGCGAACTTCAAACCTTTGGCAGCGGATTCACCAAAAAAGAAATAGTCGTCACCGTCCCGGACGGCAACTACCCCCAGGACATCAGCCTTGAATTCTTAAAGGAAAAAGCCGAGTTGTTAGGCGCGCTGCAGGTCGGTCAAAGCGTGACGGTGACCTTTGACGTGCGCGGACGCGAATACAACGGACGTTATTTCAACAACCTGGTGGGCTGGAAAATTGACGCCGAGGCGACCGACAACGCACCCGCACCATCCGCCAACGCGGCGCCAACGCGTGAAACGGGTGATCCGGGTTGGCAGCAGGAAGACATCAACGACGACGACATCCCGTTCTGA
- a CDS encoding DUF1289 domain-containing protein, whose product MNSPCTQRCDYIAADNQCAGCGRTLIEIAQWGSLSDAERARIIADLRHRAPADDQLPRHPRR is encoded by the coding sequence ATGAACAGCCCCTGCACCCAGCGCTGCGACTACATCGCCGCCGACAATCAATGCGCAGGCTGCGGCCGAACGCTGATTGAAATTGCGCAGTGGGGCTCGTTGTCCGACGCCGAGCGAGCCCGTATCATAGCCGACCTGCGGCACCGAGCCCCGGCTGACGATCAGCTGCCGCGCCACCCCCGACGCTAA
- the tadA gene encoding tRNA adenosine(34) deaminase TadA — translation MSDDKWMRMALAQAQRGARRGEVPVGAIVVLDGRVVGAGFNCPITSNDPTAHAEVVALRDAAFTLGNYRLLDCTLYVTLEPCGMCAGALVHARVKRVVYAASEPKAGVVDSRGQYFQSPWLNHQVISQSGVLATTAASQLSAFFKGRRAAKKTQASSK, via the coding sequence ATGAGTGATGACAAATGGATGCGCATGGCGCTGGCCCAGGCCCAACGCGGCGCACGACGTGGTGAAGTGCCGGTGGGCGCGATTGTGGTGCTGGACGGGCGCGTGGTTGGTGCCGGGTTTAATTGCCCGATCACCTCGAATGACCCGACCGCACATGCCGAGGTCGTGGCACTGCGCGACGCCGCTTTTACGCTGGGCAATTATCGGCTACTGGATTGCACGCTGTATGTGACGCTGGAACCCTGTGGCATGTGCGCCGGTGCCCTGGTGCATGCGCGCGTTAAACGGGTGGTCTATGCGGCCTCAGAACCTAAGGCCGGGGTGGTCGATAGCCGCGGCCAGTATTTCCAATCACCTTGGCTGAACCACCAGGTGATATCGCAGTCCGGCGTTTTAGCGACGACCGCGGCGTCTCAGCTTTCAGCCTTCTTTAAAGGTCGCCGCGCGGCCAAAAAGACTCAGGCTTCGAGCAAGTAA
- a CDS encoding DUF7352 domain-containing protein, protein MKTVHKYTLNPHGDGRTIELTDDFTFVYASFMTSSKEVWVWVEVNTDPGAARIERRLKIVRSGDALPQDAIHCGSAIDQYHAEAYHVYLLEA, encoded by the coding sequence ATGAAAACAGTTCACAAGTACACCCTGAATCCCCACGGCGACGGCCGCACCATCGAGCTGACTGACGATTTCACCTTTGTTTACGCAAGCTTCATGACCAGCTCAAAAGAGGTCTGGGTGTGGGTCGAGGTCAATACCGACCCGGGTGCCGCGCGCATCGAGCGACGCCTAAAAATTGTTCGCTCCGGCGATGCCTTGCCCCAGGACGCGATCCACTGCGGCAGTGCGATTGATCAGTACCACGCCGAGGCGTACCACGTTTACTTGCTCGAAGCCTGA
- the mltF gene encoding membrane-bound lytic murein transglycosylase MltF — protein MRFFSILLLAAVAGCGPTPDLDSSKPAATGPAPLRVIIRTAPATFWGKPWGMAGLELEIAELFAARLKRPLEILSISEDRVIVDTLTAGLADIAVASLPELSLWADRLVFSEALIDSRYVLVYRDNVPDLENLPLGAVALAANESAYAFAREHIEFINRIRPYPEFDAYQLMRKVDAGTVPMVLTQASKFELIRSAHPNLKATASIGGDIAMGWAIDKRGDRALIAEANQLLTRLRNSGDLAELMEKHLPGEPLPIVDALTFDRHIEDRLSLYWPHFVDAGAQSDQDPVLLAAVAYQESHWRRRAKSPTGVRGVMMLTLTTAKEMGVTNRLDARSSIIGGAGYLRKLRDRLPGSILEPDRTYMALAAYNLGYGHLTDVRKLTEALGGDPNRWDDVRETLPLKADKAYYPATKYGYARGWEPVAYVDNIRNYYNALLTRNSRVQALAITDTAQGSQ, from the coding sequence ATGCGTTTTTTTTCAATCTTACTGCTGGCAGCGGTCGCCGGCTGTGGCCCGACGCCCGACCTGGACAGCTCAAAACCGGCTGCCACTGGACCGGCACCACTGCGCGTCATCATTCGAACCGCGCCGGCGACCTTTTGGGGCAAGCCCTGGGGCATGGCGGGGCTGGAGCTTGAAATTGCCGAGTTGTTTGCGGCGCGCCTGAAGCGACCGCTAGAGATCCTGTCGATCAGCGAAGACCGGGTCATTGTCGACACCTTGACGGCGGGGCTTGCGGACATCGCAGTGGCGTCACTGCCGGAGCTGTCATTGTGGGCGGATCGACTGGTGTTTAGCGAGGCGCTGATCGACTCTCGTTATGTGCTGGTGTATCGCGACAACGTACCGGACTTGGAAAACCTACCGCTGGGCGCCGTCGCACTGGCCGCTAACGAAAGCGCCTACGCCTTTGCCCGCGAACACATCGAATTCATCAATCGGATCCGGCCTTACCCGGAATTCGACGCCTATCAATTAATGCGCAAAGTCGACGCCGGCACCGTACCGATGGTGCTGACCCAAGCCAGCAAATTTGAGTTGATTCGCAGCGCGCACCCCAACTTAAAGGCCACCGCCAGTATTGGCGGCGACATCGCCATGGGTTGGGCGATCGACAAACGTGGTGATCGGGCGTTAATTGCCGAGGCCAATCAGCTGTTAACGCGCCTACGCAACAGCGGCGACTTGGCTGAACTGATGGAGAAGCACCTACCCGGCGAGCCGCTACCGATCGTTGACGCCCTGACCTTTGACCGACACATCGAGGACCGGTTGAGCCTTTATTGGCCGCATTTTGTCGATGCGGGGGCCCAGTCCGATCAAGACCCGGTACTGCTGGCGGCGGTGGCGTATCAAGAGTCGCACTGGCGTCGACGCGCCAAGTCACCGACCGGGGTTCGCGGTGTCATGATGCTGACCCTGACGACTGCTAAGGAAATGGGCGTGACGAACCGCTTGGATGCCCGCTCCAGCATCATTGGCGGAGCCGGCTATTTACGTAAGTTGCGCGATCGTCTGCCCGGCTCGATCTTGGAGCCGGATCGCACCTACATGGCGTTGGCGGCGTATAACCTGGGCTACGGTCACCTGACGGATGTTCGCAAACTAACGGAAGCGCTCGGCGGCGACCCCAACCGCTGGGATGACGTCCGCGAAACACTGCCGCTAAAAGCTGACAAGGCCTACTACCCTGCGACTAAATATGGGTATGCCAGGGGCTGGGAACCCGTTGCCTATGTCGACAATATCCGCAACTATTACAATGCGTTATTGACTCGGAATAGCCGCGTCCAGGCGCTGGCGATAACTGACACAGCCCAAGGATCCCAATGA